One Williamsia phyllosphaerae DNA segment encodes these proteins:
- the gyrB gene encoding DNA topoisomerase (ATP-hydrolyzing) subunit B: protein MSILEGLEAVRKRPGMYIGSTGERGLHHLIWEVVDNSVDEAMAGHASKVDVKLLANGGVEVIDDGRGIPVEMHKTGVPTVEVVMTQLHAGGKFDSDSYAVSGGLHGVGISVVNALSTKVELEIARDGFNWSQTYNYAKPAELVKGSATRKKGTTTRFWADPEIFETVDYSFETISRRLQEMAFLNKGLTITLTDERPKQIGNDSLDVETADAPRSQSELDEDAAAEVSDTIEIADTAGEAVTKEVSGKPRVRTYHYPGGLEDYVAHLNRTKSAIHNSIVAFTAKGTGHELEVAMQWNAGYSESVHTFANTINTHEGGTHEEGFRSALTSTVNKYALDKKLLKEKDGKLTGDDIREGLAAVISVRVSDPQFEGQTKTKLGNTEVKSFVQKVANEHLSHWLESNPAEAKIIINKAVGSAQARMAARKARELVRRKSATDIGGLPGKLADCRSNDPGKCEVYIVEGDSAGGSAKSGRDSMYQAILPIRGKIINVEKARIDRVLKNTEVQSIITAFGTGIHDEFDLAKLRYHKIVLMADADVDGQHISTLLLTLLFRFMRPLVEHGHVYLAQPPLFKLKWQKGAAPEFAYSDRERDGLLEAGRVAGKKINTEDGIQRYKGLGEMNAKELWETTMDPSVRVLRQVTLDDAAAADELFSVLMGEDVVARRSFIARNARDVRFLDV from the coding sequence ATCAGCATCCTCGAAGGGCTCGAGGCGGTACGTAAACGACCCGGCATGTACATCGGTTCCACCGGTGAGCGCGGTCTACACCACCTGATCTGGGAGGTCGTCGACAACTCCGTCGACGAGGCCATGGCCGGCCACGCCAGCAAGGTCGACGTCAAACTCCTCGCCAACGGCGGCGTCGAGGTCATCGACGACGGTCGCGGCATCCCCGTCGAGATGCACAAGACCGGTGTGCCCACGGTCGAGGTCGTCATGACCCAGCTCCACGCGGGCGGAAAGTTCGACTCCGACTCGTACGCGGTGTCCGGCGGACTCCACGGTGTCGGCATCTCGGTGGTCAACGCACTGTCGACCAAGGTCGAGCTCGAGATCGCGCGCGACGGGTTCAACTGGTCGCAAACCTACAACTACGCGAAGCCCGCGGAGCTGGTGAAGGGTTCCGCGACGCGGAAGAAGGGCACGACGACCCGGTTCTGGGCGGACCCGGAGATCTTCGAGACCGTCGACTACAGCTTCGAGACGATCTCACGACGTCTGCAGGAGATGGCGTTCCTCAACAAGGGACTGACCATCACACTGACCGACGAACGTCCCAAGCAGATCGGCAACGACAGCCTCGACGTCGAGACCGCCGATGCCCCGCGCAGCCAGTCCGAGCTCGACGAGGACGCCGCGGCCGAGGTGTCCGACACCATCGAGATCGCCGACACCGCGGGCGAAGCCGTCACCAAGGAGGTCTCGGGCAAGCCTCGCGTCCGTACCTACCACTACCCAGGTGGCCTGGAAGACTATGTCGCGCACCTGAACCGGACCAAGAGCGCCATCCACAACTCCATCGTCGCGTTCACCGCGAAGGGCACCGGGCACGAGCTCGAGGTCGCGATGCAGTGGAACGCAGGCTATTCCGAGTCGGTCCACACCTTCGCCAACACCATCAACACCCACGAGGGCGGCACTCACGAGGAGGGCTTCCGCTCCGCGCTGACCAGCACGGTCAACAAGTACGCGCTGGACAAGAAGCTCCTCAAGGAGAAAGACGGCAAGCTCACCGGTGACGACATCCGCGAGGGCCTCGCCGCGGTCATCTCGGTGCGCGTGTCCGACCCCCAGTTCGAGGGTCAGACCAAGACCAAGCTCGGCAACACCGAGGTGAAGAGCTTCGTGCAGAAGGTCGCCAACGAGCACCTGTCGCACTGGCTGGAGTCGAACCCCGCCGAGGCCAAGATCATCATCAACAAGGCCGTGGGTTCGGCGCAGGCGCGTATGGCCGCGCGCAAGGCGCGAGAGCTGGTGCGGCGCAAGAGCGCAACCGACATCGGCGGTCTGCCCGGCAAGCTCGCGGACTGCCGGAGCAACGATCCCGGCAAGTGTGAGGTCTACATCGTGGAGGGCGACTCGGCCGGCGGCAGCGCCAAGTCCGGACGCGACTCGATGTATCAGGCGATCCTGCCGATTCGCGGAAAGATCATCAACGTCGAGAAGGCCCGCATCGACCGTGTTCTCAAGAACACCGAGGTGCAGTCGATCATCACGGCGTTCGGCACCGGCATCCACGACGAGTTCGATCTCGCGAAGTTGCGCTACCACAAGATCGTGCTGATGGCCGACGCCGATGTCGACGGTCAGCACATCTCGACCCTGCTGCTCACCCTGCTGTTCCGCTTCATGCGGCCGCTGGTCGAACACGGTCACGTGTACCTCGCACAGCCGCCGCTGTTCAAGCTCAAGTGGCAGAAGGGTGCCGCACCGGAGTTCGCGTACTCCGACCGCGAGCGCGACGGTCTCCTCGAGGCCGGGCGCGTCGCCGGCAAGAAGATCAACACCGAGGACGGCATCCAGCGCTACAAGGGACTCGGCGAGATGAACGCGAAAGAGCTGTGGGAGACCACGATGGACCCCTCGGTGCGTGTCTTGCGCCAGGTGACCCTCGACGATGCCGCCGCGGCCGACGAACTGTTCAGCGTTCTCATGGGCGAGGACGTCGTGGCCCGCCGCAGCTTCATCGCCCGCAACGCCCGGGACGTCCGCTTCCTCGACGTGTGA
- the gnd gene encoding phosphogluconate dehydrogenase (NAD(+)-dependent, decarboxylating) — MQLGLIGLGKMGANMRSRLKQFDHEVVGYDPRPEVTDVASLADLAAALEAPRVVWVMVPSGAPTRETVEKLADVLSPGDLVIDGGNSRYTDDAVHAELLDAKGIGYLDCGVSGGVWGLENGYGLMAGGAASDVEKAMPIFDALRPPGERADGFVHAGPVGAGHYAKMVHNGIEYGLMHAYGEGYELLAAEPLIDDVEGTLRAWTHGTVIRSWLLDLLVKALQEDPGLTEISDYTTDSGEGRWTVEEAIRHSVPANVISAALFARFASRQEGGSPTLKAVSALRNQFGGHAVKPSAHQ, encoded by the coding sequence ATGCAACTCGGCTTGATCGGGCTCGGCAAGATGGGCGCCAACATGCGTTCGCGTCTGAAGCAGTTCGACCACGAGGTCGTCGGATACGACCCGCGTCCGGAGGTCACCGACGTCGCCTCGTTGGCCGACCTCGCTGCTGCTCTCGAGGCGCCTCGCGTCGTGTGGGTGATGGTGCCGTCGGGAGCCCCGACGCGCGAGACCGTCGAGAAGCTCGCCGACGTGTTGTCCCCGGGTGACCTCGTCATCGACGGCGGCAACTCTCGATACACCGACGACGCTGTCCATGCAGAACTGTTGGACGCCAAGGGAATCGGCTACCTCGACTGCGGTGTGTCCGGTGGGGTGTGGGGTCTGGAGAACGGGTACGGGCTCATGGCCGGTGGTGCGGCATCCGACGTCGAGAAGGCGATGCCGATCTTCGACGCGTTGCGTCCGCCCGGCGAGCGCGCCGATGGATTCGTACACGCCGGCCCCGTCGGTGCGGGTCACTACGCCAAGATGGTGCACAACGGCATCGAGTACGGCCTGATGCACGCCTACGGCGAGGGCTACGAGTTGCTCGCCGCGGAACCGCTCATCGACGATGTCGAGGGCACGTTGCGTGCCTGGACCCACGGAACGGTGATCCGGTCCTGGCTGCTGGACCTGTTGGTCAAGGCACTCCAGGAGGATCCGGGACTCACCGAGATCTCGGACTACACAACCGATTCCGGGGAGGGTCGGTGGACTGTCGAGGAGGCCATCCGCCACTCGGTCCCGGCCAACGTCATCTCCGCGGCTCTGTTCGCGCGCTTCGCGTCGCGTCAGGAGGGCGGTTCACCGACCCTCAAGGCGGTCTCCGCCCTGCGCAACCAGTTCGGCGGGCACGCGGTCAAGCCCTCCGCGCATCAGTGA
- a CDS encoding DUF721 family protein, translating into MTGDPGTEDPSEPSGAVPAGYELARKALEDARSAARAAGKSVGQGRSSPNRRRRRTGWSGAGPDERDPQPLGRLAGGIARSRGWQPKIGEGTVLGAWAQIVGPDIAGHAEPTVLRDKVLHITAESTAWATQLRLIQAQILAKIAAQVGNGVVTSLRITGPKAPSWRKGDRHVSGRGPRDTYG; encoded by the coding sequence ATGACCGGCGACCCCGGCACCGAGGATCCATCCGAACCGTCGGGAGCGGTCCCGGCGGGCTACGAGCTGGCCCGCAAGGCGCTCGAGGACGCGCGATCGGCGGCTCGCGCCGCGGGCAAATCGGTCGGGCAAGGCCGCTCGTCTCCGAATCGACGACGGCGTCGTACCGGGTGGTCGGGCGCCGGGCCGGACGAGCGTGATCCGCAGCCGCTGGGCCGGCTGGCCGGCGGTATCGCCAGGAGCCGCGGATGGCAGCCGAAGATAGGTGAGGGAACGGTCCTCGGTGCCTGGGCGCAGATAGTCGGTCCCGACATAGCCGGTCACGCCGAGCCGACCGTACTGCGCGACAAGGTCCTGCACATCACGGCCGAATCGACCGCATGGGCGACACAGCTGCGGTTGATCCAGGCCCAGATCCTCGCGAAGATCGCGGCGCAGGTCGGAAACGGGGTGGTCACGAGCCTGCGCATCACCGGACCGAAGGCTCCGTCCTGGCGAAAAGGGGACCGTCACGTCTCCGGACGGGGACCACGAGACACATACGGGTGA
- the gyrA gene encoding DNA gyrase subunit A, producing the protein MTDTTLPPGGTTDSSGGDRIEPVDIQQEMQRSYIDYAMSVIVGRALPEVRDGLKPVHRRLLYAMGDAGFRPDRSYVKCAKPVAETMGNYHPHGDTAIYDALVRLAQPWSMRYPLIDGQGNFGSRGDDGAAAMRYTEARLTPLAMEMLRDIDEETVDFTPNYDGKTMEPTVLPSRIPNLLINGSGGIAVGMATNMPPHNLNEVAAAVFWALDNHEADEESTLAACMAAIQGPDFPTSGLIVGSQGIHDAYTTGRGSIRMRGVVNIEESSTGATILVITELPYQVNPDRMIVSIAEQVNDGKLKGISRIEDQSSDRVGMQIVVTLKRDAVAKVVLNNLYKHSQLQTSFGANMLSIVDGVPRTLRLDQMIRYYVAHQIDVIIRRTRYRLRKAEERAHLLRGYVKALDALDEVIALIRASANTEEARTGLIGLLDVDEIQADAILAMQLRRLSALERQKIVDELAEIEREIADYQDILARPERQRAIVRDELTEVVEKFGDERRTRIIPADGDVADEDLIAREDVVVTITETGYAKRTKTDLYRSQRRGGKGVQGAGLKQDDIVRHFFVCSTHDWILFFTTKGRVYRAKAYELPEANRTARGQHVANLLAFQPEERIAQVIQIKSYEDAPYLVLATLGGLVKKSRLVDFDSSRSGGIIAVNLRGEDELVGAQLCSSSDDLLLVSRHGQSIRFSATDDALRPMGRQTSGVQGMRFNDDDQLLSLNVVAEGTYLLVATAGGYAKRTAMDDYPVQGRGGKGVLTIQYDRRRGELVGALIVDDTSEVYAITSGGGVIRTLAKQVRKAGRQTKGVRLMNLDEGTTLLAIARNADEPDEVDGGPAAGS; encoded by the coding sequence ATGACCGACACCACCCTGCCGCCGGGCGGAACCACCGACTCCTCCGGTGGTGACCGGATCGAGCCGGTCGACATCCAGCAGGAGATGCAGCGTAGCTACATCGACTACGCGATGAGCGTCATCGTGGGTCGTGCACTGCCCGAGGTGCGCGACGGCCTCAAGCCGGTGCACCGCCGCCTTCTGTACGCCATGGGTGATGCCGGTTTCCGGCCGGATCGCAGTTACGTCAAGTGCGCCAAGCCCGTTGCCGAGACCATGGGCAACTACCACCCGCACGGCGACACCGCGATCTACGACGCGCTCGTGCGTCTCGCGCAGCCGTGGTCGATGCGCTACCCGCTGATCGACGGTCAGGGCAACTTTGGTTCGCGCGGTGATGACGGTGCGGCCGCCATGCGGTACACCGAGGCACGACTGACGCCCCTGGCGATGGAGATGCTCCGTGACATCGACGAGGAGACAGTCGATTTCACGCCGAACTACGACGGCAAGACCATGGAGCCGACGGTTCTGCCGAGCCGTATCCCGAACCTGCTGATCAACGGTTCCGGCGGCATCGCGGTCGGTATGGCGACGAACATGCCGCCTCACAACCTCAACGAGGTTGCCGCAGCGGTGTTCTGGGCGCTTGACAACCACGAGGCCGATGAGGAGTCGACGCTGGCCGCGTGCATGGCGGCGATCCAGGGACCCGACTTCCCCACCTCGGGACTCATCGTCGGATCCCAGGGCATCCACGACGCGTACACCACCGGCCGCGGAAGCATCCGCATGCGCGGTGTGGTCAACATCGAGGAGTCGTCGACCGGCGCCACCATCCTCGTCATCACCGAGCTCCCGTACCAGGTGAACCCCGACCGGATGATCGTGTCGATCGCCGAACAGGTCAACGACGGAAAACTCAAGGGCATCAGTCGCATCGAGGATCAGTCCTCGGACCGCGTGGGCATGCAGATCGTCGTCACGCTGAAGCGTGACGCGGTCGCCAAAGTCGTGCTGAACAACCTCTACAAGCACAGCCAGCTGCAGACCAGCTTCGGCGCGAACATGCTGTCCATCGTCGACGGCGTCCCGCGCACCCTGCGTCTCGACCAGATGATCCGCTACTACGTCGCGCACCAGATCGACGTCATCATCCGGCGGACGCGGTACCGCTTGCGCAAGGCCGAGGAGCGCGCACATCTGTTGCGCGGCTACGTGAAAGCACTCGACGCGCTCGACGAGGTCATCGCCCTGATCCGCGCGTCGGCGAACACCGAAGAGGCCCGTACCGGACTGATCGGCCTGCTCGACGTCGACGAGATCCAGGCCGACGCGATCCTCGCGATGCAGCTGCGGCGCCTGTCGGCCCTGGAGCGGCAGAAGATCGTCGACGAGCTCGCCGAGATCGAGCGCGAGATCGCCGACTACCAGGACATCCTCGCGCGCCCGGAGCGCCAGCGCGCCATCGTGCGCGACGAGCTCACCGAGGTCGTCGAGAAGTTCGGTGACGAGCGTCGGACGCGGATCATCCCGGCCGACGGCGACGTCGCCGACGAGGACCTGATCGCCCGCGAGGACGTGGTGGTCACCATCACCGAGACCGGTTACGCGAAGCGGACCAAGACCGACCTCTACCGCAGCCAGCGGCGCGGCGGCAAGGGCGTGCAGGGTGCCGGCCTGAAGCAGGACGACATCGTCCGGCACTTCTTCGTCTGCTCCACCCACGACTGGATCCTGTTCTTCACCACCAAGGGCCGGGTCTATCGCGCCAAGGCCTACGAGCTGCCCGAGGCGAACCGCACCGCACGCGGTCAGCACGTGGCGAATCTCCTGGCCTTCCAGCCCGAGGAGCGCATCGCCCAGGTCATCCAGATCAAGAGCTACGAGGACGCGCCGTACCTGGTGTTGGCCACTCTCGGCGGTCTGGTGAAGAAGTCGCGTCTGGTCGACTTCGACTCGAGCCGTTCCGGCGGCATCATCGCGGTCAATCTGCGCGGCGAGGACGAACTGGTCGGCGCGCAGCTGTGCAGTTCCTCCGACGACCTGCTCCTGGTGTCCCGGCACGGCCAGTCGATCCGCTTCAGCGCCACCGACGACGCACTGCGTCCGATGGGCAGGCAGACCTCCGGTGTGCAGGGCATGCGCTTCAACGACGACGATCAGCTGCTGTCGCTCAACGTCGTCGCAGAGGGCACGTATCTCCTGGTCGCGACGGCCGGTGGCTACGCCAAGCGCACCGCGATGGACGACTACCCGGTCCAGGGCCGCGGCGGCAAGGGCGTGCTGACCATCCAGTACGACCGTCGTCGGGGTGAGCTCGTGGGCGCGCTGATCGTCGACGACACGAGCGAGGTCTACGCGATCACCTCCGGTGGTGGCGTGATCCGGACGCTCGCGAAACAGGTCCGCAAGGCAGGGCGCCAAACCAAGGGCGTCCGCCTGATGAACCTGGACGAAGGAACTACGCTCTTGGCTATCGCCCGGAACGCCGACGAGCCCGATGAGGTCGACGGTGGCCCGGCGGCCGGTAGCTGA
- a CDS encoding peptidylprolyl isomerase, with translation MVVVSTPQKTATATVHTNQGDIVIDLFGNHAPKTVENFTGLATGSKEYSQPNASGGDSGPFYDGSIFHRVISGFMLQGGDPTGTGTGGPGYQFGDEFHPELVFDQPYLLAMANAGPGTNGSQFFITVAKTPHLNRKHTIFGVVSDPASQKVVDTIGATSTDRRDKPLEDVVIEKIEIS, from the coding sequence ATGGTCGTCGTGAGTACACCACAGAAAACTGCAACCGCGACCGTGCACACCAACCAGGGTGACATCGTCATCGACCTCTTCGGCAACCACGCGCCGAAGACCGTCGAGAACTTCACCGGTCTGGCGACCGGCAGCAAGGAGTACAGCCAGCCGAACGCCTCCGGCGGAGACAGCGGCCCGTTCTACGACGGGTCGATCTTCCACCGGGTCATCAGCGGCTTCATGCTGCAGGGTGGCGACCCCACCGGCACCGGCACCGGCGGCCCGGGCTACCAGTTCGGCGACGAGTTCCACCCGGAACTCGTCTTCGACCAGCCCTACCTGCTGGCCATGGCGAACGCGGGCCCCGGCACCAACGGCTCGCAGTTCTTCATCACCGTGGCCAAGACGCCGCACCTCAACCGCAAGCACACCATCTTCGGTGTGGTCAGCGACCCGGCGTCTCAGAAGGTCGTCGACACCATCGGTGCCACCTCCACCGATCGTCGTGACAAGCCGCTCGAGGATGTCGTCATCGAGAAGATCGAGATCAGCTGA
- the recF gene encoding DNA replication/repair protein RecF (All proteins in this family for which functions are known are DNA-binding proteins that assist the filamentation of RecA onto DNA for the initiation of recombination or recombinational repair.), with amino-acid sequence MYVRTLRLRDFRSWQEVRVDLGPEPTIFVGRNGFGKTNLVESLNYLSTLRSHRVSNDAALVRTGCDTATASATVINAGRELTVELQITPGRSNRASVNGAPSRRPRDILGILRTVMFAPEDLALVRGDPADRRRFVDELAALAGPRMVAARADYDRVLRQRSALLKTAASAMRSGGDSAASVISTLDVWDTQLAQFGAQVTAGRIEVLSKLRPFVQQEYSTLAPASRPIDLRYRAVVGDEVLPTSDAPADEEYIEAVLLHSLAAARSKEIERGVCLIGPHRDDIDITLAGQVAKGFASHGESWSLALAMRLGSVELIRSDGAEPVVLLDDVFAELDAARRAALSTFAQSVEQVIITAAVADDIPAAIGGRRVAVGVRDDGDGGRLSYLADDDAPGVESVDDGHLGASHDDEGEAP; translated from the coding sequence GTGTACGTCCGGACGCTGCGTCTGCGCGACTTCCGGTCGTGGCAGGAGGTTCGCGTCGACCTCGGACCCGAACCCACGATCTTCGTGGGCCGCAACGGGTTCGGCAAGACCAATCTCGTCGAGTCGTTGAACTACCTGTCCACGCTCCGATCTCATCGGGTGAGCAACGACGCCGCTCTGGTGCGCACCGGCTGTGACACCGCAACGGCGTCGGCGACGGTGATCAACGCCGGACGCGAGCTGACCGTGGAACTACAGATCACTCCCGGTCGCAGCAACAGGGCGTCGGTCAACGGTGCCCCGTCGCGCCGACCGCGCGACATCCTCGGGATCCTGCGCACCGTCATGTTCGCACCCGAGGACCTGGCCCTGGTTCGCGGCGACCCCGCCGACCGCCGCCGGTTCGTGGACGAACTGGCTGCGTTGGCCGGACCCCGGATGGTCGCGGCCCGTGCGGATTACGACCGCGTTCTTCGGCAACGGTCGGCTCTGCTCAAGACCGCTGCGTCGGCGATGCGTTCCGGTGGCGACTCGGCCGCGTCGGTCATCAGCACTCTCGACGTGTGGGACACCCAGTTGGCGCAGTTCGGCGCGCAGGTGACGGCCGGACGTATCGAGGTGCTCAGCAAGCTCAGACCGTTTGTGCAGCAGGAGTACTCGACGTTGGCCCCGGCGTCACGACCAATTGATCTGAGGTATCGGGCGGTGGTCGGTGACGAGGTGTTGCCCACGAGCGACGCACCTGCGGACGAGGAATACATCGAGGCGGTGTTGCTGCACAGTCTCGCCGCCGCGCGCAGCAAGGAGATCGAGCGCGGTGTCTGCCTGATCGGACCGCACCGCGACGACATCGACATCACCTTGGCCGGTCAGGTCGCCAAAGGCTTTGCCAGTCATGGCGAATCGTGGTCGCTGGCGCTGGCCATGCGCCTGGGCTCGGTGGAATTGATCCGCTCTGACGGTGCCGAACCGGTCGTGCTGCTCGACGACGTGTTCGCCGAACTCGACGCCGCGCGTCGCGCGGCGCTGTCGACGTTCGCGCAGTCGGTGGAGCAGGTGATCATCACCGCCGCCGTCGCCGACGACATCCCGGCCGCGATCGGTGGCCGTCGTGTCGCCGTCGGCGTGCGTGATGACGGTGACGGTGGGCGTCTTTCGTATCTTGCCGACGACGATGCGCCGGGCGTCGAATCGGTCGATGATGGGCATCTAGGCGCATCGCACGACGACGAGGGGGAGGCCCCATGA
- a CDS encoding DUF3566 domain-containing protein: MSTPNEPEGSPRSGPGTTERPEGSDSNGVASRPAENGGQDNGGAPADAPRNGSGTGPGGMPPWQRVGNQRPPSGGPVQPNQPGPPVQPNQSGPSGPPPQQGQPNGAPKRPLVTGSAVNRGAASSDQSTTRSPIAKLDADGNTAEEPSKGRNSLTGKVIDGPTRNIDRNNLPEDLPDLDAIHHPSGGQQTDSGVPPVRPVETFSAGPRGPLRAAVQLRRIDPWSTFKISSVLAIALFLIWMIAIGVLYVILDGMGVWDQLNGSFGDLVSSDSSTDTSFQITAGTVFGIAALVGAVYVVVFTALTTVGAFIYNMSADLVGGVEVTLADRD, from the coding sequence TTGAGCACACCCAACGAGCCCGAGGGGTCGCCGCGATCGGGACCCGGTACCACCGAGCGGCCCGAGGGGAGCGACTCCAACGGGGTCGCGTCCCGTCCCGCCGAGAACGGCGGACAGGACAACGGGGGTGCTCCGGCCGACGCTCCGCGGAACGGATCGGGCACCGGTCCTGGTGGGATGCCGCCGTGGCAGCGGGTCGGCAACCAACGTCCCCCCAGCGGTGGGCCGGTGCAGCCGAACCAGCCCGGACCACCGGTGCAGCCGAACCAGTCGGGGCCGTCGGGCCCGCCGCCGCAGCAGGGTCAGCCCAACGGTGCGCCGAAACGTCCGCTGGTGACCGGCTCGGCCGTCAACCGGGGCGCCGCCTCGTCGGATCAGTCGACGACGCGTTCCCCGATCGCGAAGCTCGACGCCGACGGCAACACCGCGGAGGAACCGTCCAAGGGACGTAATTCCCTGACCGGCAAGGTGATCGACGGTCCGACGCGCAACATCGACCGGAACAACCTGCCGGAGGACCTGCCCGACCTCGACGCGATCCACCACCCGAGCGGCGGTCAGCAGACCGATTCCGGCGTGCCGCCGGTCCGACCGGTGGAGACGTTCTCCGCAGGCCCGCGCGGACCTCTGCGCGCGGCGGTGCAGCTCCGCCGGATCGACCCGTGGTCGACGTTCAAGATCTCCTCGGTCCTCGCGATCGCGCTGTTCCTGATCTGGATGATTGCCATCGGCGTCCTCTACGTGATCCTCGACGGCATGGGCGTCTGGGATCAGCTCAACGGCTCCTTCGGCGATCTGGTGTCGAGCGACTCGTCGACCGACACCTCTTTCCAGATCACCGCGGGCACGGTGTTCGGCATCGCGGCGTTGGTGGGCGCGGTGTACGTCGTCGTGTTCACGGCGCTGACGACGGTCGGAGCGTTCATCTACAACATGAGTGCCGACCTCGTGGGCGGCGTCGAGGTGACCCTCGCCGATCGCGACTGA
- a CDS encoding DUF4190 domain-containing protein yields the protein MSQPGPPPTRGPAPRSGPPPRFEPRHGPAPEAPTRAHPPEVLSGPAADSNAAYSLSRPEQQYQSTRTAPTVDTPLHHDDHDPESNAMTAAPRNSTNVLAIVALVLSFLGLTSIFGVICGHIARRQIRTTREQGDSLAVAALWLGYFYIGAAVLCLIVYFAIAGQGS from the coding sequence ATGTCACAGCCCGGTCCGCCGCCTACGCGCGGCCCGGCACCGCGATCCGGACCGCCTCCGCGTTTCGAGCCCCGACACGGCCCGGCACCCGAGGCGCCGACACGCGCCCACCCGCCGGAGGTCCTCAGCGGACCCGCGGCCGATTCCAACGCGGCCTATTCGCTGAGCCGACCCGAGCAGCAGTACCAGAGCACCAGGACCGCGCCGACGGTCGACACGCCCCTGCACCACGACGATCACGACCCGGAGTCGAATGCCATGACCGCTGCACCCCGCAACAGCACGAACGTGCTCGCGATCGTGGCGCTGGTGTTGTCGTTCCTGGGTCTGACGTCGATCTTCGGCGTGATCTGTGGACACATCGCACGTCGTCAGATCCGGACGACGCGCGAGCAGGGCGACTCTTTGGCCGTGGCCGCGCTGTGGCTCGGTTACTTCTACATCGGCGCGGCGGTGCTGTGTCTGATCGTGTACTTCGCCATCGCCGGGCAGGGCTCGTAG
- the dnaN gene encoding DNA polymerase III subunit beta — MKFRVTRDEFAESVAWVARSLPSRPPVPVLGCVVLTAGDKGLTVSGFDYEVSAQVDLSAEVADEGRVLVSGKLLADITRSLPAKPVDVSLDGTRVAIACGSSRFSLPTMPVEDYPSLPEVPPVTGSIPTELFAEAITQVAIAAGRDDTLPMLTGIRVEIENDTVVLAATDRFRLAVRELTWEPTSGDTAAVLVPAKTLSESAKSAGAEGGAAISLALGSAGSIGAEGLLGILGQGRQTTTRLLDAEFPKFRQLLPPSHTSMATVDIAPLTDAIKRVALVAERGAQVRMEFTEGSVLLTAGGDDAGKAEEEVPVAFHGEPLTIAFNPGYLLDGLAALHTTAVDFGFTTPSRPAVLRPSSGEPPQADDSGAYAAPSSAFTYLLMPVRLPG, encoded by the coding sequence GTGAAGTTCCGCGTGACTCGCGATGAATTCGCGGAGTCGGTTGCCTGGGTTGCTCGCAGTCTTCCCAGCCGTCCGCCCGTTCCCGTCCTCGGTTGTGTAGTCCTCACCGCCGGCGACAAGGGCCTGACGGTCTCCGGTTTCGACTACGAGGTATCGGCGCAGGTCGATCTCTCGGCAGAGGTCGCCGACGAGGGGCGTGTCCTGGTCTCGGGCAAGTTGTTGGCCGACATCACCCGCTCCCTGCCGGCCAAGCCGGTGGACGTGAGCCTCGACGGGACGCGGGTGGCCATCGCCTGCGGGAGCTCCCGGTTCTCGCTGCCGACGATGCCGGTCGAGGATTACCCGTCGTTGCCCGAGGTGCCGCCGGTCACCGGCAGTATCCCGACGGAATTGTTCGCCGAGGCGATCACCCAGGTCGCCATCGCGGCCGGCCGGGACGACACACTGCCGATGCTGACCGGTATCCGCGTCGAGATCGAGAACGACACCGTCGTCCTCGCCGCCACCGACCGGTTCCGTCTCGCCGTGCGCGAACTCACCTGGGAACCCACCTCCGGTGACACCGCAGCGGTCCTCGTGCCCGCCAAGACGCTGTCCGAGTCGGCCAAGTCCGCCGGTGCCGAGGGCGGCGCCGCGATCTCCCTGGCTCTCGGTTCGGCGGGCAGCATCGGTGCGGAGGGTCTGCTGGGCATCCTCGGGCAGGGTCGCCAGACCACGACCCGCCTGCTCGACGCCGAGTTCCCGAAGTTCCGTCAGCTGTTGCCGCCGTCGCACACGTCGATGGCCACCGTCGACATCGCGCCACTGACCGACGCCATCAAACGTGTCGCGCTGGTCGCCGAGCGCGGTGCCCAGGTGCGGATGGAGTTCACCGAGGGATCGGTCCTGCTGACCGCAGGCGGCGATGACGCGGGCAAGGCCGAGGAAGAGGTCCCGGTCGCCTTCCACGGTGAGCCGCTGACCATCGCCTTCAACCCCGGCTACCTCCTCGACGGACTGGCCGCCCTGCACACCACCGCAGTCGATTTCGGGTTCACGACACCGAGCCGGCCGGCCGTGTTGCGGCCCTCGAGCGGTGAGCCGCCGCAGGCCGACGACTCCGGTGCCTACGCCGCACCGAGCAGCGCGTTCACGTATCTGCTGATGCCGGTCCGACTGCCCGGATAA